In one Umezawaea sp. Da 62-37 genomic region, the following are encoded:
- the hutI gene encoding imidazolonepropionase, which translates to MTSTLITGIGELTTNDPEVSGTALVLEGDRIVWVGHGEPAADTRVHVEGRAVLPGWVDSHTHLVFAGDRTAEFGARMAGKPYTAGGIAVTVGATRAASDEELAANLERHVAEALRQGTTCVETKTGYGLSVADEVRSAKLAEEHVDEVTFLGAHLVPAGADPDEYVDLVCGDMLDAVAPHVRWADVFCETGAFDEDQSRAVLRAAAAKGLGLRVHGNQLGEGPGVRLAVELGAASVDHCTYLSDKDVELLAGSDTVATLLPACDLSTRQPLPNARGLLDAGATVALASNCNPGSSYTSSMAFCVATAVLQMRMSVEEAVRAATLGGARALRRDDVGVIRPGARADLHVLAAPSTTHLAYRPGVPLTHAVWRAGVRAL; encoded by the coding sequence GTGACGAGCACCCTGATCACCGGTATCGGCGAGCTGACCACCAACGATCCCGAGGTCTCCGGCACCGCGCTGGTGCTGGAGGGTGACCGGATCGTGTGGGTCGGGCACGGGGAGCCCGCTGCCGACACCCGTGTCCACGTCGAGGGCCGGGCCGTCCTGCCGGGGTGGGTGGACAGCCACACGCACCTGGTGTTCGCGGGCGACCGGACCGCCGAGTTCGGGGCGCGGATGGCGGGGAAGCCGTACACCGCAGGGGGAATCGCGGTGACGGTCGGGGCGACGCGTGCCGCGAGTGACGAGGAGTTGGCGGCGAACCTGGAGCGGCACGTCGCGGAGGCCCTCCGCCAGGGGACGACCTGCGTCGAGACCAAGACCGGGTACGGGTTGAGCGTCGCGGACGAGGTGCGGTCGGCGAAGCTGGCCGAGGAGCACGTCGACGAGGTGACGTTCCTGGGGGCGCACCTGGTGCCCGCCGGGGCCGATCCCGACGAGTACGTGGACCTGGTGTGCGGGGACATGCTCGACGCGGTGGCGCCGCACGTGCGGTGGGCGGACGTGTTCTGCGAGACCGGGGCGTTCGACGAGGACCAGTCGAGGGCGGTTCTCCGAGCAGCGGCGGCGAAGGGGCTCGGGCTGCGGGTGCACGGGAACCAGCTCGGCGAAGGTCCCGGCGTCCGGCTGGCGGTGGAACTCGGCGCGGCCAGTGTCGACCACTGCACCTACCTGTCGGACAAGGACGTCGAGCTGCTGGCGGGCTCCGACACCGTGGCGACGCTGCTCCCGGCGTGCGACCTGTCGACCCGCCAACCGCTCCCGAACGCGCGGGGCCTGCTCGACGCGGGCGCGACCGTGGCGCTGGCGAGCAACTGCAACCCCGGTTCGTCGTACACGTCGTCGATGGCGTTCTGCGTGGCGACCGCCGTGCTCCAGATGCGGATGAGCGTGGAGGAAGCGGTGCGGGCCGCGACGCTGGGCGGCGCGCGGGCGCTGAGGCGGGACGACGTCGGCGTCATCAGGCCGGGCGCGCGCGCTGACCTGCACGTGCTGGCCGCGCCCTCGACGACGCACCTCGCCTACCGGCCCGGTGTCCCGCTCACCCACGCGGTGTGGCGAGCAGGGGTCAGGGCGCTCTAG
- a CDS encoding S8 family peptidase, with product MMKQLRRGAVVTALGLTGAVLFAPVVTAAAPPEEAVLVAPGAETVPGSYLVVYKDGATGDANTLATRYQGELGRSFSSALHGFSVRGLSEQQARRLAADPAVDYVEQNAVVRLQDTQTDPIWNLDRIDQRALPLDRKYTYDNTASNVTAYVIDTGIRKSHSEFEGRASSGYDFVDNDSDATDCNGHGTHVAGTVAGKTYGVAKKARIVSLRVLGCDGTGSFEGIISAIDWVTSNGVKPGVVNMSLGGNGSNATMENAVRRSIAAGFTYALAGGNNGQDACGFTPARTPEAITVGAVDQAGKRSVWNSSASSNYGTCLDIWAPGTAIRSASYSSDTGYTEMGGTSMASPHVAGAAALYLGANPGATPKQVRDALVASATGNILTDVKTGSPNLFLYTGSGGTTPPNPPNPPTGKLTAALSPAAQTIGNGQVGRTTVTVQGGAGAVRLSATGGPQGSLKFFQPTTIPAAGSSQLSVYTGFGPGGTFPITITATDGVNSATTTFTLTVG from the coding sequence ATGATGAAGCAATTGCGCCGAGGAGCCGTCGTCACGGCCCTCGGCCTGACCGGGGCGGTCCTGTTCGCCCCGGTGGTCACGGCGGCCGCACCACCGGAGGAGGCGGTGCTCGTCGCGCCCGGCGCGGAGACCGTGCCCGGCAGCTACCTGGTCGTCTACAAAGACGGCGCCACCGGCGACGCGAACACGTTGGCCACCCGCTACCAGGGCGAACTCGGCCGTTCGTTCAGCTCCGCGCTGCACGGCTTCTCGGTGCGAGGGCTCTCCGAGCAGCAGGCGCGGCGGCTGGCGGCCGACCCGGCGGTCGACTACGTGGAGCAGAACGCCGTGGTGCGGTTGCAGGACACGCAGACCGACCCGATCTGGAACCTGGACCGGATCGACCAGCGCGCACTGCCGCTCGACCGGAAGTACACCTACGACAACACGGCGTCGAACGTGACCGCCTACGTCATCGACACCGGAATTCGCAAGAGCCATTCCGAATTCGAGGGCCGGGCCAGTTCCGGTTACGACTTCGTCGACAACGACTCCGACGCGACCGATTGCAACGGCCACGGCACGCATGTCGCCGGCACCGTCGCGGGCAAGACCTACGGGGTCGCGAAGAAGGCCAGGATCGTGTCGCTGCGCGTCCTGGGCTGCGACGGCACGGGCTCGTTCGAGGGCATCATCTCGGCCATCGACTGGGTGACGTCGAACGGCGTGAAGCCCGGCGTGGTCAACATGAGCCTCGGTGGCAACGGCTCCAACGCCACCATGGAGAACGCGGTGCGCAGGTCCATCGCCGCGGGCTTCACCTACGCCCTCGCGGGCGGCAACAACGGGCAGGACGCGTGCGGTTTCACGCCTGCCCGCACTCCGGAAGCCATCACGGTCGGCGCGGTCGACCAAGCGGGGAAGAGGTCGGTGTGGAACTCCTCAGCCAGCTCCAACTACGGCACGTGCCTGGACATCTGGGCGCCGGGTACGGCTATCCGTTCGGCGTCGTACTCCAGTGACACCGGGTACACCGAGATGGGCGGCACGTCCATGGCCAGCCCGCACGTCGCGGGCGCCGCGGCGCTCTACCTCGGCGCCAACCCGGGCGCCACGCCCAAGCAGGTGCGCGACGCCCTGGTCGCCAGTGCCACCGGCAACATCCTGACCGACGTCAAGACCGGGTCGCCGAACCTGTTCCTGTACACCGGTTCCGGCGGCACGACGCCGCCCAACCCGCCGAACCCGCCCACCGGCAAGCTGACCGCCGCGCTGTCCCCTGCCGCGCAGACGATCGGCAACGGGCAGGTGGGCCGCACCACGGTGACCGTCCAGGGCGGCGCGGGCGCGGTCCGGCTGTCCGCGACCGGCGGGCCGCAGGGTTCGCTGAAGTTCTTCCAGCCGACGACGATCCCGGCGGCGGGCAGCTCGCAGCTCTCCGTGTACACCGGGTTCGGGCCGGGAGGGACCTTCCCGATCACGATCACGGCCACGGACGGCGTGAACAGCGCCACCACGACGTTCACGCTGACCGTCGGGTAG
- a CDS encoding DddA-like double-stranded DNA deaminase toxin produces the protein MLGEVVARIQAAVAKSAAALAALGRAADHLEEAHAEIATTSAGSCSSEVSELLATFEGIQPEVRDLRELLSSADDRARRYLDGVIADAVPVGRLRQDLPPDVPGVKRTAGTPRPKTHGRWVGPSGQSQVIVSGKDELYDQAVEVFREMKSRHIPQRASDVEMKLAAHMRRNGIRSATVVINNEPCAGPMGCDELVPVILPPGYRLVVHGANGFVRVYEGGGRSSWVP, from the coding sequence GTGCTGGGTGAGGTGGTAGCGCGAATCCAGGCAGCGGTGGCCAAGTCGGCCGCCGCTCTCGCCGCACTTGGTCGTGCGGCCGACCACTTGGAGGAAGCCCATGCCGAGATCGCGACGACATCGGCGGGCTCGTGCAGCTCCGAAGTGTCGGAACTCCTTGCGACCTTTGAGGGAATTCAGCCCGAAGTCCGTGACCTCCGAGAACTGCTGAGCAGCGCTGACGACAGGGCACGTCGCTACCTCGACGGTGTCATCGCGGACGCCGTGCCGGTGGGTCGGTTGCGGCAGGACCTGCCACCGGATGTCCCGGGGGTGAAGCGCACGGCCGGTACTCCGCGCCCGAAGACGCACGGTCGCTGGGTGGGGCCCAGCGGCCAGTCGCAGGTGATCGTGAGCGGCAAGGACGAGCTGTACGACCAAGCCGTCGAGGTCTTCCGGGAAATGAAGTCGCGTCACATCCCCCAGCGGGCCTCGGATGTCGAGATGAAGCTCGCGGCGCACATGCGCAGGAACGGGATTCGCTCCGCGACGGTGGTCATCAACAATGAGCCCTGCGCGGGTCCCATGGGGTGTGACGAGTTGGTGCCGGTCATTCTTCCGCCGGGCTATCGTCTTGTAGTGCATGGTGCGAACGGGTTCGTCCGGGTGTACGAGGGAGGTGGGAGGTCGTCTTGGGTTCCCTGA
- a CDS encoding helix-turn-helix transcriptional regulator, which translates to MAEDFGNALTRAIEASGLSLERIQHHLARRGAQVSLSTLSYWRRGRSRPERPESLRVVKLLEEILAVDDLLGSLGPKRPRGRWTEQTAERELTLEGIWDVQADGLNELMLKVDHLEPTPVTYLTWRDVMTVGADGRELEFRSSGVLRADEDGLDRFLAIQRADAEDESVGRISAQGACRIGRVRTEQEHGFLIAEVLFDRMLRAGDTALVDYRIASDPGAVSSVTDRRFLRGARDYVLQVNFHPDAVPVRCYRFRQETSQHPATDVRDLWIGTTHSVHLVAHDTGPGILGIRWEWE; encoded by the coding sequence GTGGCGGAGGACTTCGGGAACGCGCTCACGCGTGCGATCGAGGCCAGCGGGCTGAGCCTGGAACGGATCCAGCACCACCTGGCCCGGCGCGGCGCGCAGGTCAGCCTGTCCACGTTGAGCTACTGGCGGCGCGGCCGCAGCAGGCCGGAACGGCCGGAGTCGCTGCGGGTGGTGAAGCTGCTGGAGGAGATCCTCGCCGTCGACGACCTGCTGGGCAGCCTCGGTCCGAAGCGGCCGCGTGGCCGCTGGACCGAGCAGACCGCCGAGCGGGAGCTGACGCTGGAGGGCATCTGGGACGTCCAGGCGGACGGCCTGAACGAGCTGATGCTCAAGGTCGACCACCTGGAACCGACGCCGGTGACCTACCTGACCTGGCGCGACGTGATGACCGTCGGCGCGGACGGCCGGGAGCTGGAGTTCCGGTCGAGCGGCGTGCTGCGGGCGGACGAGGACGGGCTGGACCGGTTCCTGGCGATCCAGCGGGCCGACGCGGAGGACGAGAGCGTCGGCCGGATCTCGGCGCAGGGGGCGTGTCGGATCGGGCGGGTGCGCACGGAGCAGGAGCACGGGTTCCTGATCGCCGAGGTGCTGTTCGACCGGATGCTGCGGGCGGGCGACACGGCGCTGGTGGACTACCGGATCGCGTCCGACCCCGGCGCGGTCAGCTCGGTCACCGACCGGCGTTTCCTGCGCGGGGCGCGCGATTACGTGCTCCAGGTGAACTTCCACCCGGACGCGGTTCCGGTGCGCTGCTACCGGTTCCGGCAGGAGACCTCGCAGCACCCCGCGACCGACGTGCGGGACCTGTGGATCGGCACGACGCACAGCGTGCACCTGGTCGCGCACGACACCGGGCCCGGCATCCTCGGCATCCGCTGGGAATGGGAGTGA
- a CDS encoding Imm1 family immunity protein has product MGSLSAYYARDHAADPVTLSTSADVAAFVQRLRVESLEAGPLLAQVYLSDDVHAQELSAGVDGDRGVLRYAGREWFEGVYSVGDEPGSDEPLVYYYMDNDTEFPPDSQVSVDVVQRAVEEYLRTNGKRPTGVRWQVDR; this is encoded by the coding sequence TTGGGTTCCCTGAGCGCTTACTACGCCCGTGACCACGCGGCTGACCCCGTCACGCTGTCGACCAGCGCCGACGTGGCTGCCTTCGTTCAGCGACTGCGTGTCGAGTCGTTGGAGGCAGGGCCGCTGTTGGCGCAGGTGTACCTGTCCGATGACGTGCACGCACAGGAGTTGTCGGCCGGTGTGGACGGCGATCGCGGAGTTCTGCGCTATGCCGGTCGGGAGTGGTTCGAGGGTGTCTACAGCGTCGGCGACGAACCTGGTTCCGATGAGCCGCTCGTCTACTACTACATGGACAACGACACGGAGTTCCCACCCGACTCGCAGGTTTCCGTGGATGTCGTCCAACGCGCTGTCGAGGAGTACCTGCGCACGAATGGTAAAAGGCCCACCGGTGTTCGTTGGCAAGTCGACCGCTGA